In Helianthus annuus cultivar XRQ/B chromosome 8, HanXRQr2.0-SUNRISE, whole genome shotgun sequence, a single genomic region encodes these proteins:
- the LOC110872788 gene encoding histone-lysine N-methyltransferase, H3 lysine-9 specific SUVH6 produces the protein MKMTSENVIPRKRPLDDGSKSCNHRTMVQAVRDFPPGCGINEAERKPLKVLTKAHSDLGKTTSHENETKQKEFARNKTFAASRPSSKVKFWDPTCTKAGFDQKPKVTTTIRTQGKLMKNFDNVDSSIRKMTTNSEDELDKLVNARPYENSKLKSFEPKELGRSKSYLGKRSAAKVKFWDPTCEVQKSEDTTTVVSDKEKIQREKIKEAMDIFDQVYESFYQQNKMKQDGEKIPLSKVPTEVAKIVKKKLKWMDPEKIAGSVCGVQIGDKFKFRSQLMMVGLHSQPHSGIDYANIEGQNVAISVVDARRYSNESGSSDTLIYSGHGGSGLYGSNVPPEDQKLIRGNMAMKNSMDKKFPVRVMRKVVGFGKDVYVYDGLYIVEKCTQGKSEEGKIVFKFHLKRLPGQPSLHSMMMKW, from the coding sequence ATGAAGATGACATCTGAGAATGTTATTCCTAGAAAGCGACCGTTAGACGACGGTTCAAAAAGTTGTAACCATAGAACAATGGTGCAAGCGGTTCGTGATTTCCCTCCCGGTTGTGGAATAAACGAAGCCGAAAGAAAGCCGTTGAAGGTTTTAACAAAGGCTCACTCGGATCTTGGAAAGACGACTTCCCATGAAAATGAAACTAAACAAAAAGAGTTTGCAAGAAACAAGACTTTTGCCGCGTCAAGGCCATCCAGTAAGGTTAAGTTTTGGGATCCCACATGCACGAAGGccggttttgaccaaaaaccgAAAGTCACCACCACTATTCGAACGCAGGGGAAGCTTATGAAGAATTTCGACAATGTTGACTCGAGTATTAGGAAGATGACTACGAATAGCGAGGATGAGTTGGATAAGTTGGTGAACGCTCGCCCTTATGAGAATAGTAAACTTAAAAGTTTTGAACCGAAAGAATTGGGGAGAAGCAAATCTTATTTGGGCAAAAGATCGGCGGCTAAAGTTAAATTTTGGGACCCGACGTGTGAAGTGCAAAAATCAGAAGACACGACAACTGTTGTATCGGATAAGGAAAAGATTCAACGTGAAAAGATCAAAGAAGCGATGGACATTTTTGATCAGGTTTATGAATCGTTTTACCAACAGAACAAAATGAAGCAAGACGGTGAAAAGATTCCTCTTTCGAAAGTTCCAACGGAAGTTGCTAAAATAGTAAAAAAGAAGCTGAAATGGATGGATCCTGAAAAGATAGCGGGATCTGTATGCGGTGTTCAAATTGGAGATAAGTTTAAATTCAGGTCACAGCTTATGATGGTTGGTCTTCATAGTCAACCGCATTCAGGCATTGATTATGCCAACATTGAAGGACAGAATGTGGCTATAAGCGTTGTGGATGCTCGTCGTTATTCAAATGAAAGTGGGTCTAGTGATACGCTTATTTATTCTGGTCATGGTGGGAGTGGTTTGTACGGGAGTAACGTGCCACCCGAAGATCAGAAACTTATAAGAGGTAATATGGCTATGAAGAACAGTATGGATAAGAAATTCCCGGTTCGTGTGATGAGGAAAGTCGTGGGGTTTGGAAAGGATGTGtatgtgtatgatggtttgtacatTGTGGAGAAATGTACACAAGGAAAAAGTGAAGAAGGAAAGATTGTGTTCAAATTTCATCTTAAAAGATTACCAGGGCAGCCTTCACTTCACAGTATGATGATGAAATGGTAG